Proteins encoded within one genomic window of Amorphoplanes friuliensis DSM 7358:
- the trpS gene encoding tryptophan--tRNA ligase gives MSDADHRPRVLSGIQPTADSFHLGNYLGAVRNWVAMQDTADAFYCVVDLHAITMGHDPVALRNRTRLSVAQLLALGLDPERCTLFVQSHVPEHAQLAWVLSCITGFGEAGRMVQFKDKSSKQGSDTTSVGLFTYPILQAADILLYQADAVPVGEDQRQHLELTRDLAQRFNTRFGKTFTVPSAYIVRDTAKITDLQDPTAKMSKSASSPNGLIELLEEPARSAKKIKSAVTDTGREILYDEENKPGISNLLTIYAALTSRTIDELLEQYDGRGYGDLKKDLAEIVVEFVKPIQERTRTFLEDPGYLDKILAVGADKARAVSAVTLADAYQHLGFLSPSRGA, from the coding sequence ATGTCCGACGCCGACCACCGCCCCCGGGTGCTCTCCGGCATCCAGCCGACCGCCGACTCGTTCCACCTCGGCAACTATCTCGGCGCGGTCCGGAACTGGGTGGCGATGCAGGACACCGCCGACGCGTTCTACTGCGTCGTCGACCTGCACGCGATCACCATGGGGCACGACCCGGTCGCCCTGCGAAACCGCACGCGGCTGTCGGTGGCGCAGCTGCTCGCGCTGGGTCTCGACCCCGAGCGCTGCACCCTCTTCGTGCAGTCGCACGTGCCCGAGCACGCCCAGCTCGCCTGGGTGCTGAGCTGCATCACCGGCTTCGGCGAGGCCGGCCGGATGGTCCAGTTCAAGGACAAGTCGTCGAAGCAGGGCTCCGACACGACCAGCGTCGGCCTCTTCACCTACCCGATCCTGCAGGCCGCGGACATCCTGCTCTACCAGGCCGACGCGGTGCCGGTCGGCGAGGACCAGCGCCAGCACCTCGAGCTCACCCGTGACCTGGCGCAGCGGTTCAACACCCGCTTCGGCAAGACGTTCACGGTGCCGTCGGCGTACATCGTCCGGGACACCGCGAAGATCACCGACCTGCAGGACCCGACGGCCAAGATGTCGAAGTCCGCGTCGTCGCCGAACGGCCTCATCGAGCTGCTCGAGGAGCCGGCCCGCTCGGCCAAGAAGATCAAGTCGGCGGTCACGGACACCGGCCGGGAGATCCTCTACGACGAGGAGAACAAGCCCGGCATCAGCAACCTGCTGACCATCTACGCGGCGCTGACCAGCCGGACCATAGACGAGCTGCTCGAGCAGTACGACGGACGCGGCTACGGCGACCTCAAGAAGGACCTCGCCGAGATCGTGGTCGAGTTCGTCAAGCCGATCCAGGAGCGCACCCGGACCTTCCTCGAGGACCCGGGTTACCTGGACAAGATCCTCGCGGTCGGCGCGGACAAGGCCCGGGCCGTCTCGGCGGTCACGCTGGCCGACGCCTACCAGCACCTCGGCTTCCTCAGCCCCTCACGCGGAGCCTGA
- the galE gene encoding UDP-glucose 4-epimerase GalE produces MKLLVTGGAGYVGSVTSRLLLDAGHEVTVLDNLSTGFREAVAPDATFVQADISEAGSVLTPGSGFDAVLHFAGLIAAGESMAKPELYWDHNVVRSLALLEAIRAAKVPRVVFSSTAAVYGNPTELPITEGAVKAPTNTYGATKLAFDFALTSETFAHGLAAVSLRYFNVAGALIRPDGTAIGERHDPETHLIPITLQAAAGKRDKLQLFGDDYPTVDGTCVRDYIHVQDLARAHLLALDAATPGEHKIYNLGNGNGFSNRQVVEAAREVTGADLPIEIAPRRDGDPATLVAGSQRARDELGWVPEKNTLTDMIGDAWAFYRSHVA; encoded by the coding sequence GTGAAACTGCTCGTCACGGGAGGCGCCGGCTACGTCGGCAGCGTCACCAGCCGGCTGCTGCTCGACGCGGGTCACGAGGTCACCGTGCTGGACAACCTCAGCACCGGTTTCCGCGAGGCTGTCGCTCCCGATGCCACCTTCGTGCAGGCGGACATCTCCGAAGCGGGCAGCGTACTCACCCCGGGCTCGGGCTTCGACGCCGTGCTGCACTTCGCCGGCCTGATCGCCGCCGGTGAGTCGATGGCCAAGCCGGAGCTCTACTGGGACCACAACGTCGTGCGGTCGCTGGCCCTGCTCGAGGCGATCCGGGCCGCCAAGGTGCCGCGTGTCGTCTTCTCCTCCACCGCCGCGGTCTACGGCAACCCCACCGAGCTGCCGATCACCGAGGGCGCGGTCAAGGCACCGACCAACACGTACGGCGCGACGAAGCTGGCCTTCGACTTCGCGCTGACCTCGGAGACGTTCGCGCACGGGCTGGCCGCCGTCTCGCTGCGGTACTTCAACGTGGCCGGCGCGCTGATCCGCCCCGACGGCACCGCCATCGGTGAGCGGCACGACCCGGAGACGCACCTCATCCCGATCACCCTGCAGGCCGCCGCGGGCAAGCGCGACAAGCTCCAGCTCTTCGGCGACGACTACCCGACCGTCGACGGCACCTGCGTCCGCGACTACATCCACGTGCAGGACCTGGCCCGGGCGCACCTGCTGGCGCTCGACGCGGCCACCCCCGGCGAGCACAAGATCTACAACCTGGGCAACGGCAACGGCTTCTCCAACCGGCAGGTCGTCGAGGCCGCCCGCGAGGTCACCGGCGCCGACCTGCCGATCGAGATCGCACCGCGCCGCGACGGCGACCCGGCCACGCTCGTGGCGGGGTCACAGCGGGCCCGCGACGAGCTCGGCTGGGTCCCGGAGAAGAACACCCTCACCGACATGATCGGTGACGCCTGGGCGTTCTACCG